The Arachis ipaensis cultivar K30076 chromosome B10, Araip1.1, whole genome shotgun sequence DNA window GGAAAGACCCTGCACTTGAAGCTAAGGTCTGAACTATGGACACCATAATGCTGTCTATCATGGGGACAATCTTGACTTGATGAACCCTAGCAAGAACCTCATAGAGTGAAATTGTGAATTCACCAGACAAAGAGCCGGTTTCTTTGGTCTGAGAAACTTTTGCAAGAAACACAGGAATGGCCTTGCAATCCAAATCCTTAACATATGATTTCAAAGCTTTCATGGCAGATTTGCGACTATCTGGATCTTTGTCAAGATTTGCCAGCTCTTGCTGCATCACGGGGCTGAGATTCTTTTCCATTACTGAACTCTGGAACCAAACATCTACAAATATCAGCAAGtagaaatgataataataataataataataataataataataataataataataataataataataataataattatgaaaaagagggtcagaacaacgactcttttttttctattccaACAATTATCTTGGtaaaagaaacataaatgaaacagcaaagaacaaaaagaaaagcaGTAGGAAAATGAAGCAAGAAAATAGTAATCAcctgaatttgaagaagaagaagaagatgatgatgatgcagaGAGGATGGCTCTGTGTGCGTGTTTTGACACACACAGTTATGTGAGCTGAATGGAAGGAAGAGGTGGCAACGAAAGAGAGTGAATGAGGTGTAAGAAAATAATGGAGAAGGTAAAAGAGTCTGAGAACAAGTGTCACTATTGAGAACATGGAGGCATTTTCTTGCAGCGAGTGAATAGGGCATTTACTTATGTGTCAAGCACTGAAGTTGATGATATTGTTGATGTTCAAACCCCAATTCTTTTCTCGTTGGTAAGTATATTCGAAAGTTTGTAATATTTCGCTGACAGATGTTGCAAGAGCATTTTTCATGAGTCATGACcttattttgattcttggatATTGATAAAAGCTGAAAACCTGCAGGTTCATTCAAAATATTTGACACCAAAATTGAGCATTTGTCATCAGGTCACTTACTCAGTTACTCACTACCTAACCTTAATTCAATCTTTCCTTTAACACCAAAATTGACCTAACCTTGTAACCTTACTGTCTAGAAGGTTCAATTCCTAATCCCGAACATGAAACTAGAACAAAATTAGTTTCTTGCCCAGTCTGCAGTGTAACACACAAATAGAAGATATTGGAGTacattttgatttttattatgaGAGGGTATATATGAAGTAAAGGTTGGGTAATATTATGAGTACAAATTAAAGTAGACCATACGCCAAATACGTAaagtacatatataaataaatatttatgtatACATCAAGAGAAAGAGTGAAGAGACCACTCCACTTTAAGTTTTGCTGCTCAAAATAAATGGGGCTGGATTATTAGAAGCAGCTCAAAATAAACCAGGACAGCGATGAGTGTCAGTTTGATTGGGTTTATTTCAGTTGAAAAAAGTACATGCGCGTTATTAACACGCCTCATCTCTAACTATAGCAGTATTAATCAAATTATCACTGtcactttttaaaaataaaaatcattagATGAGGACACGCGACACCAGGGGCCACACCCTCTATATACGACTATACCTCGCTACCTCACTACTCTCTGCAGTAactttttcactattctcttttaGTAATTCACTTGGTAATTGATAGGTGTATATTTTCCCATTCAGTTAACATAAACAATTTGCAAACCATCTATCTATATAGTATGTATTTTTTGGCTAATATATTACCAATATAAAGCTACTTTAATTTGTTCATGATAAATGTTCCATAACAGATTTGACATTATTATTTCACAAAGCGCATGTAATATAGATCCCACTTAATTCCATGTCACCTAAGATAATGTAAATGGATTATATATCTTTACATTATTATTGCACCACAAAATGCTTTTTTGcacttattattttttattgatgcTATTTCATCCAATGGCCAACAGTAGTCGAGGTTTTATTCGGTAGTAATTCATTattatttattcatccaaatcagaaatacaaaacaaaataattatttattcggTATCCAGTACCTGTCAAGAGTGGAACCTAGAGGTAGAGAAAGCTTTTTGGACAGTTCCACAAACCCTCCTCTAGTGAAGACATACCCTAAAAGTAACAACAAAAGAATATATAGGGTCAAAACTTGAAGGAAAATTTTTGGAATCCCTGTTTACATTAAAAGTAGTAGCGTATGAATCTTCTCTTGTAAGCAATACAGCCAAAAATCCTAGCTAAAAATATTCATTAAGATCCACCATACCTGAGAAAACAGCCTCTCCATTCTCAGTGAACTCAAACTTAGCATCCATCCCTCCATCATATTTTGTGGCAACTACATCCTGGAAGTAAGTTCTTTGTCGAACTTCCCAACCATCCAATGAAGACAAAGATTTGAATTTGGTAATCACAAGCTTGCTTTTACTGCTTTTACCAGCATGCAACTGGGCCAATTTATTGTTGTAATCCTGAAAATCAAACATAAGCACTGATAAATAAACCACATTAGAGAAGACATGCTTGCATACATGCAACACCTTGGCATAAGGGAAGTGGTTTTAAGGAATTGAGTCACACCTGAAATGCTTTACAGAGATTATAAACTCCTAGATGATCAACTCTGAAGAGATCACCTGTAATGGTAGAGCGGGCAGTAGCACAATAGATTATTTTATTACAGCCTTCTATAGCAGCCTTGAGGGTTGCTGGATCGCCAACTTCCCCAATCACTATCTCAACCGACCTTGGGAGCATGTCCACTACCTCCTGATCTGCTTTCCTTACCAAAGCCTTTAATGCAGAAAAAGAATTAACTGAAGTCATGAAGTAGAGCAAGACCAAAAAATAGGCCAAATCGAATTAAAGTAGACCAATTATGCTGGACAAAATCTAAAGCAATTATCAGCAATGATATTCCACATGAGTGTGTGATTTTATAGATATTGATCCACATTTTCCTTGTTTTGCCCTCATATTATACACATATATACAAACATAAACATTGCCACCTGTTATCTGTTTCTTCGTTTTGACTCAATACATATATCATACATTACTAGCACTCACTAAATGTAATGGATAACATTAGATAGCAGATTGTATGAGTTAGAGATATATTATATGTACTCACCTTTGTCATCCACACCAAGCCAACACATCTTTTCTACCATTCGACAGGTGTTTAGTAAGGAAAGCTTTTGCAATCCTGAAATGAATGTAAAAGAAGTTAACATAGCTTCAATAATGTAGAAActatattacaaaaaaaaaattcacagaTAATCCAACATATGTTCGCCTCCACAAAGAAAATCATGAATGCAGACTCGAATAGAAGGTCGATCATCAAATTACAGTGTAACTATTAAGATGAGTCAAGTAGCTAACCCAAACTAATACTGACAAAATATTGTAAACAATTATAATTCAGATTCAAACAAATCATAGTCCTCAATCAAAAGTTTGAATTAGAAACTAAAAAAGAAACTGAAAAAGCACATAGATCACAATAAGCAATGAGAAAGCACAGCGATTACGATaagcaaaaaaaaatcatatgaaTTTTGAGTTGAAGTCTGGGAAAAATATAATGCTACCATTACAAAGATCACCTTGAATTTAGAATGCTTGATAATAGGAGCATCACCAGTGGCTCTCCGATGAACAACCACTGCcacaaaaccaaaaccctagttcaCGCACCCTATCGGTTCGAACAAGGGGAAAGAGAGAGGTGGAACCACGGCTGACGGTGGAACCGATTTTGGTCACCACGGAGCTAGGGCTTGCGCGAAGGTATGCGAGCCAGAACTGAGGGGGATAAAAGGAGAGAGAGGCGCGGCGGTGGTGGAGCTTGAGCTTGCTTTGTTCTGCGAACGAGAAAGAACGAGAGAGACAGGGGTTGTATTCTACTGGTTCAGTGTttaaagaagaggagaagaagaaggtagCTGCGGCGGTTAGAGTGGCCGGCGGTGGCGTTGTGGGtgaggaaaggagaagaagaagctcgTCGGCGGTGGCGCTGTGGGAAATGCTAGGTTTGATTTCAGAGCTCGGGCATGAACTTAACCCCCAACTATCATAAAcctaaaatattaatatttttgacggaaaattttaaattacagacggattttccgtctgtaataatttaataaaacgcagTGTTTTGTTCatttaattacagacagattttctgtctgtaatcatttttcatgaaaaaaaaaattagttttgccgacggaattatcgacggattttcttttccgtctgtaatttatgctaattcattttttttgttttccgacaaaaaatccctctATAATTCCGTttgtatttccgtgggataaaatccatcggaaatatccgtctgtaataactaattttctgGTAGTGAGAGGAGGTTGATATGGTAGAGAGCGGAGTGTCTTTGGAGGAAACGACTATTGACGAGACAACTGTATATCGCGATGTGTCAAGAGAGGATTAGTCAAATGTGTCTATAAATAGGGAAGCAACCGAAGAGCAAAGGGTTGGAATTCTTCTTCCGAAAATACTCTCACACGCTCACATCCCCAACGACTTTCTGAGTCTATCACGAGTGCATTTTCTGTTGGGCTCCTTCCATTATTTCTTTCATTGTTCTTTTGAATTCTACACTTTAAAATTATGCaatttactttaatttcaaatttggATTCTGTCATTTTATATTTTAGAATTTGttatcattttcttttatttgcaTTTACAGCAAACTTTACATTCAGTTATTTCAATTTGCAAGTTAAATTGATTTCTATTTCTTTAGTCTCTttaaaagaaaacaacaaaaaatatcTTCTTGTTCATGAAAAAAATGGAAGACTTTGATGCATGATAAAACTGGTACTCACAAAAGAGTAGTTTTTGCTCCCAGATAATAGATATCGAACTGACGATCAAATATTTGCTAAAAATTTGTATAACAAATTGGCACGTCCGGTAGGACAGTTTTTCGTTTATTGTGTCAAAATTATTTATCTTCATAGTGTCATGAATAAAATTAGGAATAATTCTGGAGAAAGCATGGCCCAGTTTAATGCAAATTCTGGGGCTCCTGGGTGCAATCCATGACCTAGAATTGCACTAGTGCAAAATCAATCACTAGTAACTACAAGGTGGCCCCCATTTTGGTCTTCCTCCTATAACTACAATACCATTAGTAGAGAAAAATTGTGTGCCTCCCAGTCGATTTTGAAGTACCCTAGCTGCAGTAAATAACCAACTATCATTCTTTTTTTCTAACATGAGTCAGGATTATCAAGGTTGTTTGACATCGAATAGTATAAGATTGATGGCTTTTTTTCGACAATACATAGGTGAAAGCCATCATAATTTAGTAAATTTGCTAACACAACAAATGACTACCATTTTAAATCCTATTACAACTGATAGTAATTTAAAATATGATCAATTGGTCAGACAAGTTAAAAGGATTGCTAAGATTGTCGAGTATGACGAGGGGCATGATAATCCCCAAGATGTAGTAGATTTTGAAAATGAAGACACCCCACAAGATATGTAATAACCCAAATTTTTATGCCAACACGATGTTTTTCGAAAGATGTTATTTTCAgcaattagttttattttgtcgAGTCAACTTCCAACTCCGAAGTAAAATAAATAGTAATATAAtcttattattatgttatttatttatttcacttgcTCTAATTATAATAGAGTTTaggaaataataatattattattattaagttcGATATCCACCGATATAAGTAAATATCGATACTCTTTGATGGACTTAGAGTTGCTAATACTCCATAATATACCATTtatcatttaattattaatatcatttatattagtaacttatatatattttaccctatatattattatttgagttttaaTATATGCAGTTTTCATAATtatccgtttaagatatttataatttgAATCGCTGACTCAATAGCCCAAAAATGCAACACCCAACCCCCATGTGTCACCAAACCATATTAGTCATCATGATCACCATTAATCATCATCATTTGCATCTCATTCAATGAAAccacaaaagaaataaaaagagagaGAATGTCGTGAGTGAGAAGAATGAGAAACCATGGCACCAAAAATCTTCTGAACCTGATTTCTTGTGATTCGTAACTCCCATAAAAAATTGGAACCGAttaaagtgttcgtatcttcctcctcttcacATTGATGTCACTTTCTTCAAAAAAAGTCGACGGAGaagcctggtgcacgaaattgtaatcacacttttcacaactccggtacaactaaccagcaagtgcactgggtcgtccaggtaataccttacgtgagtaagggtcgatcttgcggagattgccggcttgaagcaagctatggttatcctgtaaataTTAGTCAGGAGATTCAAATGATatgaatgattttgtttatgaaaagtaaataacatgaaatgaatgatacttgtgattcagaaatgaggaacaggttgaggttccggagatgctctgtcgtctgaatctctgctttcctattgtcttcttctccaaacacgcatggcttcttcTATGGCCGGCTGTATGTTGGTGGTTTGATAAACCCCagttttgtggtttatcttgtgcttaatttggaagattttatcaacttttcttacatttattcaatgaaatagcatgattttgtaattctctccaaatttgtgcttaattgtgaaaacatgctttttaggccttaaaatagctaaatttaactcactttaatttaattcgatgccttgatatgtttgttaagtgatttcaggtttagaaggcaaagattggattgaaggaataaaggaaaaccatgcaaagtgggagaactcatgaagaaatgaaagaatcgcaaagttgtcaagcctgacctcttcacactcaatcgaccataacttgagctgcagaggtccaaatgaggtggttctagttgtgttggaaactAACATCCAgggattcaaaatgatataaaatttgccatagttgcttcgCGCTTAAGGACGCGTACGCACACTGTACGTGTACGCGCCGATGGATCAGCGTGATTCAcaaaagtgaaatcgtggccagcgatttctagctatttttgggcccaatccaactcatttttgatgctattgaccccaaggattgaaggaggaatgaaccaagtagtcatagtttagttttcatcatgttttatggtagaattctagagagagaggctctctcatctctctagatttaggatagaaattaggataaagttaggttaatcactctcaaatttctctttcaattcttgttttgatttcaattctctttataatttagtgttctattgtcttaatcttcttagtttctcttgttaatctcttgttttgctctcttttatgttgatgaaccattgttggatcttgatttcttttaatgcaattttatgtttccatgtttcttttatgttgatcttaaaatgttttctctagtttttgagtagttctttttactcttggcctaggctaaggggattgagtgatcttgagtccttgggcttcATTGAATTGATAATTCTAGAACCCTcggggatcaatttgataaccattgactctacactactactaagttaattagtagctaggttgggacttatggattgatgttgatcaagccaatTGACGTACTTGATAAGTTGaattttgtgtggtctagaattcactaTTGAGaactagaattcacaattgaattatcgttgcaagtatagtttctaatccaacaatagtcctttcatacaaaagattgtttgtcacaagtaacaaacccctaaatttataaaccgaagtattgaacctcaggtcgttctccctaggaattacaaacaaatgttcttgttattggttatgaggtattgtttggggtttttggaataataggcaagaaatataaatggcaaaggaaataaactaacaactaacaaagctcttggcaaggtgtgagaactagaagtcctatcctagttatcctcctcaattgtgaccacaaattatccattgctaccacttagttaacctctaaccatggaggaaagtcaagtagatgaaTTAACTTTTAActtcaagtcctagccaactcccaagggaaagactagctttagtggtatccaaatcaattagcaacatctaattatcaatcaacaagggaattagataactcaagNNNNNNNNNNNNNNNNNNNNNNNNNNNNNNNNNNNNNNNNNNNNNNNNNNNNNNNNNNNNNNNNNNNNNNNNNNNNNNNNNNNNNNNNNNNNNNNNNNNNNNNNNNNNNNNNNNNNNNNNNNNNNNNNNNNNNNNNNNNNNNNNNNNNNNNNNNNNNNNNNNNNNNNNNNNNNNNNNNNNNNNNNNNNNNNNNNNNNNNNNNNNNNNNNNNNNNNNNNNNNNNNNNNNNNNNNNNNNNNNNNNNNNNNNNNNNNNNNNNNNNNNNNNNNNNNNNNNNNNNNNNNNNNNNNNNNNNNNNNNNNNNNNNNNNNNNNNNNNNNNNNNNNNNNNNNNNNNNNNNNNNNNNNNNNNNNNNNNNNNNNNNNNNNNNNNNNNNNNNNNNNNNNNNNNNNNNNNNNNNNNNNNNNNNNNNNNNNNNNNNNNNNNNNNNNNNNNNNNNNNNNNNNNNNNNNNNNNNNNNNNNNNNNNNNNNNNNNNNNNNNNNNNNNNNNNNNNNNNNNNNNNNNNNNNNNNNNNNNNNNNNNNNNNNNNNNNNNNNNNNNNNNNNNNNNNNNNNNNNNNNNNNNNNNNNNNNNNNNNNNNNNNNNNNNNNNNNNNNNNNNNNNNNNNNNNNNNNNNNNNNNNNNNNNNNNNNNNNNNNNNNNNNNNNNNNNNNNNNNNNNNNNNNNNNNNNNNNNNNNNNNNNNNNNNNNNNNNNNNNNNNNNNNNNNNNNNNNNNNNNNNNNNNNNNNNNNNNNNNNNNNNNNNNNNNNNNNNNNNNNNNNNNNNNNNNNNNNNNNNNNNNNNNNNNNNNNNNNNNNNNNNNNNNNNNNNNNNNNNNNNNNNNNNNNNNNNNNNNNNNNNNNNNNNNNNNNNNNNNNNNNNNNNNNNNNNNNNNNNNNNNNNNNNNNNNNNNNNNNNNNNNNNNNNNNNNNNNNNNNNNNNNNNNNNNNNNNNNNNNNNNNNNNNNNNNNNNNNNNNNNNNNNNNNNNNNNNNNNNNNNNNNNNNNNNNNNNNNNNNNNNNNNNNNNNNNNNNNNNNNNNNNNNNNNNNNNNNNNNNNNNNNNNNNNNNNNNNNNNNNNNNNNNNNNNNNNNNNNNNNNNNNNNNNNNNNNNNNNNNNNNNNNNNNNNNNNNNNNNNNNNNNNNNNNNNNNNNNNNNNNNNNaacctcgggtcgttctccctaggaattacaataaagtgccttgttattggttatggagctatatttggggtttttgagatattagacatgaaaggtatatggaaatgaaaataaacgaacaactagaaagctcttggcaaggttgtgagaattagaattcctatcctagttatcctcctcaattgtgaccacaattgtccattgctaccacttagttaacctctaaccatggaggaaagtcaagtagatgaattaacttgattccacaagtcctagccaactcccaagggaaagactagctttagtggtatccaaatcaattagcaacatctaattatcaatcaacaagggaattagataactcaagtgtcactaattactccacctaggccaagagaaacaaaatctacactaaaatccaaccaagcatttcatcaaacacttggaaggcataagaggaaagcaaagtaaattgataacaacaatgaaatctaacaactacttattgcaaggaattaataacaacaatcaaaagaaatacaattattatgaattacctcaaattgaattggaagaaaatagaaggaacaagagtacaTCTACAATCaagcatagaaacaacataaaagaaattacaacaaaagaatagaggaatcataaatgcaacaacaaagaattgggaagaagaagaagtagagagcatgaatgaaaacctagatctaagaactaatcctaatcctaattcctaatcctagagagaagtgagagcttctctctctaaaaactaactttccctccaaaactaacctaaactaaactaaagtgtgaaagtatctaaagtatgttgattccccttcaatccttggcttaaatagtatcgaaaatgagttggattgggcccacaagactttagaattcgctggccatgtattgctttaagtgggtcatatggcagcaacgacgcGTGTACGTACATTgcgcgtacgcatcaccatacGTATAGCAACTATGCCAAATCTTATATTGTTTCGAAGTcccagatgttatctttccaacgcaactagaaccgcattatttggacctctgtagctcaagttatggtcgtttaagtgcgaagaggtcggcttgacagcttttgcgattccttcatttcttcatgagttctccatttttacatgcttttctttcATTCCCTTGaaccaatctttgcctcctaaatgtgaaatcacttaacaagaatatcaaggcatctaatggagtcaaaggtaaatcaagattaaacaattaaggacctaaaaagcatgttttcactcttaagtataattaaaggagaattcacaaaaccatgctatttcattgggagaaaggttgataaaaccctctaaattcaacacaagataaaccctaaatatggggctTATTagtactccaagcctaggagtagacattgcgtacttaaggctttagtgagtagacctaatgagctcggttccttataattatcaatgtatagtttgtagacaaggatggtgatctcaatttcccatgtcctagccaagagttcttttcccttattttattagttcttgttattttactttcttgtcatttattttcttgcaaaaatataaaatcaaacccctttgtttcttcatagccaataattgagcacttcattgcaattccttgtgagacgacccgaggtctaaatactttggttaattcttatttgggtttgttacttgtgaaaactcaaattttttatgtgagaattgtttgttggtttggagctatgcttacaacaaagttattatttctataagaagaaaatctagaccatcaactaattctcttcatcaaaatggcgccgttatcggggaattacaatggtgttatgttattggctattgtatatatggtaatatgcttctttgctagtttttgcttgttttaggagttagtttttattagttcttactagttttgtttttattttctcttgctattatgaattctcaccactttggctatgagtttggttcaaattatgttgtaggaaatgggagctacaatgaggatgtgcatcaaggatggaacaatcaaagatgggaggagcctcaagggattgatcaaccttcttggcaacaacaacctctggattcttatgggtataatcctaatcctaatgcatatcaatctaatggatgtggtgacccttattgtgattgtcaacaaccaccaccatatgcctatgaactacctcctcaacataattttgaaccaccttactcataagccccttttcaccaaacacctccatattaccctaatccttacccaccataccaaccaccttatgagccatatgaaccatatgtagaaccaccccaattccaccaccaataccctcaagaaccaccacttcactatccttaccaagatgaatcacctcccatgtatgataactttcaaccacaaaatgaattccccgttccaccacaaccctctatGGAAGAATACCCATACCCATAAAttcaagagcaatatgatcctacttatactagccaagtggaacaagagccaatggatcgtctcaaggaagcaatggatcagcttcaagcaataatccgtcaaaaggagcaagaaaaAGCCCAAAGGATGAATGAAGTtatcgaggctaaccttgccaaaattaaagccgcCTTGGACTCacgggactcatgcaacaagaaAAGCacctccacggatgaatgtgagaaatcaaccgaagagtAGAGTATGAATGAGATTTTAGAATCCCAACATAAgtacaaggagatggggtatgtcttgcaacaagtggaggaggaagagattgttgaagaagaagaagtggttgaagagttagaggaagttaaacaagaggtggatttcaagcttgagaacacttccacaccaagtgatattgttgatgatcttgtggaagttgttgaactttcttccattgaacttgaaaatgatgttgaggaggataatgcacaACCTCGAAGGCATAGTATGAGTGATAAAagattggaagaggttgatcaagagatggattcaatcattgagaatttcttatctacaattgaatcctctcctattgggcttgaaattgagatcaAAGAAAAAGATGCACAACCTTCCATGCcgttggtaagcaatgaagaaaagattgaattggaaggaagctaccaagaggaagaggttgaaattgtagaagcttgtgaagaggtggaggtagcCAAGAAAGACCACAAGGGAATGGACCTCGCaatggctaagtgtggggaggtcccccttcctaagtcaccatccaacacaacattcaaatgGGTAAAATTATTATCCCTAAGCattgctttctcacttgaatatggtttgattgaaaatgatggtcaacttagagctctttgtggagttaagagtaggagagagttgtgtagtggttgaaaacatcactctaagttcatgatggttgcgtgctcaaagttgaatagcaacggttggtgtagaaccaaattgcatgggtctaggagaatgtttggatgcttaattgagaattcacaagccttgtcacccaaatttaactatggtagtcaacgggaagatgggtgcaagaacaaggtttgggaccccggtattcatttcatgagcgttcttcttgcaagtctatttgaacttcattttgatatttgaattggtaggattcatgagtcgtcatatgaccttagccctacccatttatacatgctcttggaagattgatttattttttaaccaagtaggtagaatcattttgcatttagttgcattcatatagatagatgcatttaggttatttacattgaataaatgtccataccccttctcttatccttcttggtttaagcatgaggacatgcttggtttaagtgtggggaggttgataaaccccatttgtagggtttatcttgtattgaatttagaggattttataacctttcacccacatttatccaatgaaatagcatggttttataacttctcctttaattgtgcttaagagtgaaaacatgctttttaggtcttaaaatagctaaatttaatttaccttgattccattagatgccttgatatgtttgttaagtgatttcagatttaggagggaAAGAttagatcaagggaatgaaggaaaagc harbors:
- the LOC110268239 gene encoding uncharacterized protein LOC110268239, producing the protein MTSVNSFSALKALVRKADQEVVDMLPRSVEIVIGEVGDPATLKAAIEGCNKIIYCATARSTITGDLFRVDHLGVYNLCKAFQDYNNKLAQLHAGKSSKSKLVITKFKSLSSLDGWEVRQRTYFQDVVATKYDGGMDAKFEFTENGEAVFSGYVFTRGGFVELSKKLSLPLGSTLDRYWIPNK